One window of the Shewanella khirikhana genome contains the following:
- a CDS encoding D-alanine--D-alanine ligase, with protein MKKYNLVLLCGGGGSEHDISLLSAKYFEACLSDHPRFNTLWLELSANGEYRTKEGEIVELTNRRDIRFADDTKAAWPVDYIIPCIHGFPGETGDIQSWFNLIQLPYFGCGSEASSNCFNKITAKMWFSALGIPNTPYLYLDEPSDDAIARVERAFDEWNGVFIKAASQGSSVGCFPATKREDIPALVKKAFEYAPFVVVEKTIVARELEVAVYEYDGELVATRPGEIVCAANTFYSFEEKYDAKSQAVTHVEAPDVDEATVEAIRDYALRAFKGMKLRHLSRIDFFLTRDNQILLNEINTFPGLTQISMFPKMLANHGHDFTTFLEKAILAELEGA; from the coding sequence ATGAAAAAATACAATCTGGTGCTGCTTTGCGGCGGCGGTGGCAGCGAGCATGACATTTCCTTGTTGTCGGCCAAATACTTTGAAGCCTGCCTCAGTGACCATCCCCGCTTCAACACCCTGTGGCTGGAACTGAGCGCCAACGGCGAGTACCGCACCAAGGAAGGCGAGATTGTCGAGCTGACCAACCGCCGCGACATTCGCTTTGCCGATGACACCAAGGCGGCCTGGCCGGTGGATTACATCATCCCTTGTATTCACGGTTTCCCCGGCGAAACCGGCGATATTCAGTCCTGGTTTAACCTCATCCAATTGCCCTACTTTGGCTGCGGCTCAGAAGCGTCCAGCAATTGTTTCAACAAGATCACCGCCAAGATGTGGTTCAGCGCCCTTGGGATCCCCAACACCCCTTACCTGTACCTGGACGAGCCCAGTGATGACGCTATCGCCCGGGTAGAACGTGCATTCGATGAATGGAATGGTGTCTTTATCAAGGCCGCGAGCCAAGGCTCATCTGTGGGCTGCTTCCCGGCCACCAAGCGTGAAGACATTCCGGCGCTGGTCAAAAAAGCCTTCGAGTACGCGCCTTTCGTGGTGGTGGAAAAAACCATTGTCGCCCGCGAGCTGGAAGTGGCGGTGTACGAATACGATGGCGAGCTGGTGGCCACCCGTCCGGGCGAGATTGTTTGTGCGGCCAACACCTTCTACAGCTTTGAAGAAAAATACGATGCCAAGAGCCAAGCGGTAACCCATGTGGAAGCGCCCGATGTGGATGAAGCCACGGTTGAGGCCATCCGCGACTATGCACTCAGGGCATTTAAAGGCATGAAGCTGCGCCATCTGTCGCGGATTGACTTCTTCCTCACCAGAGACAACCAAATCCTGCTGAATGAAATCAATACCTTCCCCGGCCTAACCCAGATTTCCATGTTTCCCAAGATGCTGGCCAATCACGGCCATGACTTTACCACCTTCCTTGAAAAGGCCATTCTGGCCGAGCTCGAAGGTGCATAA
- a CDS encoding efflux RND transporter periplasmic adaptor subunit, protein MKKVLILLALVGGAGAWYLYTQSEPAAQAQRPRPIPNVVVTKVELQTVRDEVEALGTTRANESVTITAKVTETVTRVNFTDGDVVRQGQLLVQLQDAEQRARVQVAKVKVSDNQREFDRIRSLVTSQTVAELERDRLQTQIDTSRAELEQAESSLRDRAVTAPFAGRLGLRQVSPGALVTPGTAITTLDDISIIKLDFAVPERFLPQLNPGKTLEAEAVAYAGEVFQGKVISIDSRVNPSTRAVTIRAEIPNKDGRLLPGMLMKIRLIKTSREAMMVPESAIIPVQKRHYVYIVGADNKVERREVSLGLRKRGWAEIVDGLELGETIMVRGLLKARPGDEVKPEMKEHFSAAVAGDEENAA, encoded by the coding sequence ATGAAAAAAGTCCTTATACTCCTTGCCCTCGTCGGGGGGGCTGGAGCCTGGTATTTGTATACGCAATCTGAGCCAGCCGCCCAGGCTCAGCGTCCGCGTCCCATTCCCAATGTTGTGGTAACTAAGGTAGAGCTGCAAACCGTACGTGATGAGGTGGAGGCCCTGGGGACCACCCGCGCCAATGAGTCAGTCACCATCACCGCCAAGGTCACAGAAACCGTGACCCGGGTGAATTTCACCGATGGCGATGTTGTTCGTCAGGGTCAGTTGCTGGTGCAACTGCAGGATGCCGAACAGCGCGCCCGGGTCCAGGTGGCCAAGGTGAAAGTAAGCGATAATCAGCGCGAATTTGACCGTATTCGCTCACTGGTAACCAGCCAAACAGTAGCTGAGCTTGAGCGCGACCGGCTGCAAACCCAGATTGATACCAGCCGCGCCGAACTCGAGCAGGCCGAGTCCAGCCTGCGCGATCGCGCTGTGACCGCGCCCTTTGCCGGCCGCCTGGGGTTGCGTCAGGTGAGCCCCGGCGCCCTGGTTACACCAGGCACTGCCATCACTACCCTGGATGATATCTCCATTATCAAACTCGACTTTGCCGTGCCAGAGCGGTTCCTGCCGCAGTTAAACCCCGGCAAGACACTGGAAGCAGAAGCCGTGGCCTACGCCGGTGAAGTGTTTCAGGGCAAGGTGATTTCCATCGACAGCCGGGTGAACCCGTCCACCCGCGCCGTGACCATTCGTGCCGAAATTCCCAACAAAGATGGCCGTTTGCTGCCCGGCATGCTGATGAAAATTCGTCTTATTAAAACCAGCCGCGAAGCCATGATGGTGCCCGAATCTGCCATCATTCCGGTGCAAAAACGCCACTATGTGTACATTGTGGGTGCCGATAACAAGGTTGAGCGCCGCGAAGTGAGCCTTGGTCTGCGTAAGCGCGGCTGGGCCGAAATCGTCGATGGCCTTGAACTCGGCGAAACCATCATGGTGCGTGGTCTGCTCAAAGCCCGCCCCGGTGATGAAGTGAAACCCGAAATGAAAGAGCACTTCAGCGCCGCCGTGGCCGGTGATGAGGAGAACGCCGCATGA
- the bamC gene encoding outer membrane protein assembly factor BamC has translation MERRQANGNDEYVNADVAAPLKIPAGLKSPNYSREYDIPSMGSRANPELVGKALDIRPPLQVLPMAEGTRVEEGSDNIKVIVESFDNSLDLKQEIFGLLKDYLVGRQVEIVKEDYATGTLETGWIENQEVLDTSLWGSDKVFTLKQRYRYQVEVRPHGRTGAITIDLVDHQESYDGDDIQTSLSADDKRRYTIDMLNSSIAYMAVKREQAIKAKRVRESLGIGVELVDGEAEGDAYYLAKGDYNQVWNRLRIVLPEMGFEIADMDSSKGLYFLNYNDDSGFWSSLWGDAKLDLEKGTYKLKLTEASPGSSELHILDKEDKPLADEKVAQIYRAMSELMKEDRKVR, from the coding sequence ATGGAGCGCCGTCAGGCCAATGGTAACGACGAATATGTGAACGCAGACGTGGCGGCGCCACTGAAGATCCCGGCGGGTCTGAAGTCGCCCAACTACAGCCGCGAATACGATATTCCGTCTATGGGCTCCCGTGCCAACCCCGAGCTGGTTGGCAAGGCGCTGGACATTCGCCCTCCGCTGCAGGTGCTGCCAATGGCAGAAGGCACCCGGGTGGAAGAAGGCTCTGATAACATAAAAGTTATTGTTGAATCTTTCGACAACAGCCTGGATCTGAAACAGGAAATCTTCGGCCTGCTGAAGGACTACCTGGTCGGCCGTCAGGTTGAGATTGTGAAGGAAGACTACGCCACCGGTACCCTCGAGACCGGTTGGATTGAAAACCAGGAAGTGCTGGATACCAGCCTCTGGGGTTCCGACAAGGTATTTACCCTCAAGCAGCGTTATCGCTATCAGGTGGAAGTGCGCCCCCATGGCCGCACCGGTGCTATCACCATCGACTTGGTTGACCATCAGGAAAGCTACGATGGCGATGATATCCAGACCAGCCTGTCTGCCGACGACAAGCGCCGTTACACCATCGACATGCTCAACAGCTCCATTGCTTACATGGCAGTGAAGCGTGAGCAGGCTATCAAGGCCAAGCGTGTTCGCGAAAGCCTGGGCATAGGTGTTGAGCTGGTTGACGGCGAAGCGGAAGGCGATGCCTACTATCTGGCCAAGGGCGATTACAACCAGGTGTGGAACCGTCTGCGTATCGTGCTGCCGGAAATGGGCTTTGAAATTGCCGATATGGACAGCAGTAAGGGTCTGTACTTCCTCAACTACAACGATGACTCTGGTTTCTGGAGCTCGCTGTGGGGTGATGCCAAGCTGGATCTGGAAAAGGGCACTTATAAGCTGAAGCTGACTGAGGCCTCCCCGGGCAGCAGTGAGCTGCACATCCTCGACAAGGAAGATAAGCCCCTTGCCGATGAGAAAGTGGCACAAATCTACCGCGCCATGTCTGAGCTGATGAAAGAAGACCGAAAGGTACGTTAA
- a CDS encoding efflux RND transporter permease subunit: MILTDLSVKRPVFASVISLLLIAFGLVAFDKLPLREYPHIDPPVVSIETNYRGASASVVESRITQLVEDRVSGVEGIRHISSSSSDGRSSVTLEFNINRDIEAAANDIRDRISSMLNNLPEEADPPEIRKANGGDEVIMWLNLVSDSMNTLELTDYANRYLADRFSAMDGVAMLRLGGGKVYALRIWIDRQALAARNLTVADIESKLRSENVELPAGSVESKERHFTVRLERTFRNAEDFANLVLAQGDDGYLVKLGDVAKIELGSEEERIMFRGNRESMIGLGVTKQSTANTLEVARAVNALVDRINPTLPPGMEIKRSYDSSVFIEASIKEVYQTLFIAMILVILVIYLFLGSVHAMLVPAITVPVSLLGTFIVLYALGYTINLLTLLAMILAIGMVVDDAIVMLENIHRRIEEGETPLVAAFLGAREVAFAVVATTLVLVAVFMPITFLEGDLGKLFKEFAVTMSAAVIFSSLVALSLSPMMCSKLLKPTSESSWLVKKVDGAMEWLEGFYRRSLERTIRHPFAVSLTVIGALGLSVWMMQKVPQEFAPREDRGSMFLMVNGPQGASYEYIEKYMNEVEERLMPLVESGEVKRLLIRAPRGFGRSADFSNGMAIIVLEDWGQRRSAFAIMNDIRARLSDLAGVQAFPIMRQGFGRGVGKPVQFVLGGPSYEELAQWRDILMAKAAENPKLLALDHDYKETKPQMRVVIDRDRAADLGVSISHIGRTLESMLGSRLVTTFMRDGEEYDVIIEGDRAKQNTAQDLTNIYVRSERSRELIPLSNLVHVEEFADASSLNRYNRMRSITIEANLADGYSLGEALDYLNDIVRTYLPAEAVVSYKGQSLDYQESGSSMYFVFVLALGVVFLVLAAQFESYVHPAIIMLTVPLATLGALIGLWMTGQTINIYSQIGIIMLVGLAAKNGILIVEFANQLRDRGTEFTDALLTASTQRLRPILMTGITTAAGAVPLVMAQGAGAETRFVIGVVVLSGILLATVFTLMVIPTAYALFARHSGSPDSVAHELEAELAKRKS, encoded by the coding sequence ATGATCCTGACCGATCTGTCTGTAAAGCGGCCGGTGTTTGCTTCGGTGATAAGCTTGCTGCTTATCGCCTTTGGTCTGGTGGCCTTTGATAAGCTGCCGCTGCGTGAATATCCCCACATCGACCCGCCGGTGGTCTCCATTGAAACCAATTACCGCGGTGCCAGTGCCTCTGTGGTGGAAAGCCGTATTACCCAGTTGGTGGAAGACCGCGTCAGCGGGGTTGAGGGCATTCGCCACATCAGCTCATCTTCCAGTGACGGCCGCTCGTCGGTAACCCTGGAATTCAACATTAACCGCGATATTGAAGCTGCGGCCAACGATATCCGTGACCGCATCTCCAGCATGCTCAATAACCTGCCGGAAGAGGCCGATCCGCCGGAGATCCGTAAAGCCAATGGTGGCGATGAAGTCATCATGTGGCTCAATCTGGTGTCCGACAGCATGAACACCCTTGAGCTCACCGATTACGCCAACCGTTATCTGGCAGACCGCTTTTCGGCCATGGACGGGGTTGCCATGCTGCGCCTCGGGGGCGGCAAGGTGTATGCGCTGCGGATCTGGATTGACCGTCAGGCGCTGGCGGCCCGTAACCTAACCGTTGCCGATATCGAGTCCAAGCTGCGCTCTGAGAACGTGGAGCTCCCCGCAGGTTCGGTGGAATCGAAAGAGCGCCACTTTACCGTGCGTCTTGAGCGTACTTTCCGTAACGCCGAAGACTTTGCCAATCTGGTGCTGGCACAGGGCGATGACGGCTATCTGGTAAAACTGGGTGACGTGGCCAAGATTGAGCTTGGCTCCGAAGAAGAGCGGATCATGTTCCGCGGTAACCGCGAGTCCATGATTGGTCTGGGGGTCACCAAGCAGTCCACTGCCAATACGCTGGAAGTGGCCCGCGCGGTAAACGCGCTGGTTGACCGGATTAACCCGACCCTGCCGCCCGGCATGGAAATCAAGCGCAGCTACGACAGTTCGGTATTCATCGAAGCCTCTATCAAGGAAGTGTATCAAACCCTGTTTATCGCCATGATTTTGGTGATCCTGGTGATTTACCTGTTCCTAGGCAGCGTGCATGCCATGTTGGTGCCGGCCATTACTGTGCCTGTGTCGCTGCTGGGCACCTTTATTGTGCTCTACGCTTTGGGTTACACCATTAACCTGCTGACGTTGCTTGCGATGATCCTCGCCATCGGTATGGTGGTGGACGATGCCATTGTGATGCTGGAAAACATTCACCGCCGAATCGAAGAAGGGGAAACCCCACTGGTTGCTGCCTTCCTCGGTGCCCGTGAGGTGGCTTTTGCGGTGGTGGCTACCACCCTGGTTTTGGTGGCGGTATTTATGCCAATCACCTTCCTTGAGGGCGATTTGGGTAAGCTCTTTAAAGAATTTGCCGTGACCATGAGCGCCGCGGTGATTTTCTCAAGTCTGGTGGCCTTAAGCTTAAGCCCGATGATGTGCTCCAAACTGCTTAAACCCACCAGTGAGAGCTCCTGGCTGGTAAAAAAAGTGGATGGTGCCATGGAGTGGCTGGAAGGCTTCTATCGCCGTTCACTTGAGCGCACTATTCGTCATCCATTTGCTGTGAGCCTGACGGTGATTGGCGCACTGGGTCTCAGTGTGTGGATGATGCAAAAGGTGCCTCAGGAGTTTGCGCCCCGGGAAGACCGAGGCTCCATGTTCCTGATGGTCAATGGTCCACAGGGCGCCAGCTACGAGTACATCGAAAAGTACATGAATGAAGTGGAAGAGCGCCTGATGCCGCTGGTGGAAAGCGGCGAAGTGAAGCGTCTGCTTATTCGTGCTCCACGGGGCTTTGGCCGCTCTGCCGATTTCTCCAACGGTATGGCCATTATCGTATTGGAAGACTGGGGCCAGCGTCGCAGCGCCTTTGCGATTATGAACGACATCCGTGCAAGGCTTTCGGATCTCGCCGGGGTACAGGCATTCCCGATTATGCGTCAGGGCTTTGGCCGCGGCGTGGGTAAACCTGTGCAGTTTGTGCTGGGGGGCCCAAGTTATGAGGAGCTTGCCCAGTGGCGGGATATTCTGATGGCCAAGGCCGCCGAAAATCCCAAACTGCTGGCGCTTGATCACGATTACAAGGAAACCAAGCCGCAGATGCGGGTGGTGATTGATCGCGACCGCGCCGCCGATCTCGGTGTGTCTATCTCCCATATAGGTCGTACCCTGGAGTCCATGCTCGGCTCACGTCTGGTGACCACCTTTATGCGCGATGGCGAAGAGTACGATGTGATAATCGAAGGTGACCGCGCCAAGCAAAACACGGCGCAGGATCTGACCAACATTTACGTGCGTTCCGAGCGCAGTCGCGAGCTTATTCCACTGTCTAACCTGGTACATGTGGAAGAGTTTGCCGATGCCTCCAGTCTGAACCGCTACAACCGCATGCGCTCTATCACCATTGAAGCCAACCTGGCCGACGGTTATAGCCTGGGCGAAGCGCTGGACTACCTGAACGACATAGTGCGCACCTATCTGCCCGCCGAGGCGGTGGTGAGCTACAAGGGCCAGTCGCTGGACTATCAGGAATCCGGCAGCTCCATGTACTTTGTATTTGTACTGGCGCTAGGGGTGGTATTCCTGGTGCTGGCGGCTCAGTTTGAAAGCTACGTGCATCCGGCCATCATCATGCTGACAGTACCGCTGGCGACCCTGGGTGCGCTGATTGGCCTGTGGATGACCGGGCAAACCATCAACATCTACAGCCAGATTGGCATCATCATGTTGGTGGGGCTCGCAGCCAAAAACGGCATTCTCATTGTTGAGTTTGCCAACCAGCTGCGCGACCGAGGCACAGAGTTTACCGACGCACTGCTAACGGCTTCTACCCAACGTTTGCGTCCAATTCTGATGACGGGGATCACCACAGCCGCTGGCGCCGTGCCGCTGGTAATGGCGCAGGGCGCCGGCGCCGAAACCCGCTTCGTGATTGGTGTGGTGGTGCTCTCGGGCATTCTGCTGGCCACGGTATTCACCCTGATGGTGATCCCAACCGCCTACGCGCTCTTTGCCCGTCACTCAGGCTCGCCTGACTCAGTGGCCCACGAGCTTGAAGCCGAGCTTGCCAAGCGCAAGTCCTGA
- the recD gene encoding exodeoxyribonuclease V subunit alpha translates to MIEFAGKELGSGEFKSLLKHLVEQGELTSLDRHFALEMARLHQDESPLMLLVCALVSRQLGQQHPCLDLSTLTLANPFGSLRARCRITLSRDALIAAISELEAVGRALSGQNASATLGTSAVQEQMDAPSADNKPLILDGQRLYLRRYHGFETRVALRLRLLAQGTVAVAGNTRELLDVLFPPSQQHGLQDNNEPDWQKIAVALAAGKQLSVITGGPGTGKTTTVTKLLLLLLKQAPLRIRMVAPTGKAAARLSESIKASKQRLKASLQDGLMTAADVDALPEDAATLHRLLGFIPGSNRFRHHKQNPLDLDLLLVDEASMVDLPMMDRLLDALPPHGRLILLGDQDQLASVEAGAVLADICEGARSGYQYSQHQCELIQALTGTALMPTTDTKATPGLGDNLCTLTHSHRFRADAGIGQLALAVNRGDKNRVGEVWRHGFSELQWLPQGEGEGREALISLACDAYSDYLSAMAAFASPEDILERYNRFRVLCATRSGEYAVDGINLAITVALAKRGLIQPRQEFYAGRPIIVQSNDYGLGLFNGDIGILLPRGRDDLRLMAHFIQSDGSLLKVLPARLPGHDTCYAMTVHKSQGSEFSSVALSLPISPSPSQQALIGRELIYTAITRAKDKFICLGNETLFESAIDRRTERASGLAARLWQAD, encoded by the coding sequence ATGATTGAATTTGCAGGCAAGGAGCTTGGCAGCGGCGAATTCAAATCCCTGCTGAAACATCTGGTAGAACAGGGCGAACTCACCTCCCTCGATCGCCACTTTGCGCTGGAAATGGCGCGGCTGCATCAGGATGAATCGCCACTGATGTTGCTGGTGTGCGCACTGGTATCAAGGCAGCTTGGGCAGCAGCATCCCTGTTTGGATTTAAGTACCCTCACCCTGGCTAACCCCTTTGGCAGCCTGCGTGCACGTTGTCGCATCACCCTAAGCCGGGATGCCTTAATTGCGGCGATTTCTGAGCTTGAAGCCGTTGGCCGCGCGCTCTCGGGGCAAAACGCCTCTGCCACCCTGGGCACTTCAGCCGTGCAGGAGCAAATGGATGCGCCCAGTGCCGACAATAAACCGCTTATCCTTGATGGACAGCGGCTGTATCTGCGCCGCTATCATGGTTTTGAAACCCGGGTAGCACTGAGGCTAAGGCTCCTCGCTCAGGGTACGGTGGCGGTTGCCGGTAACACCCGCGAGCTGTTGGATGTGCTGTTCCCGCCTTCGCAGCAGCACGGCTTGCAAGATAACAACGAGCCCGATTGGCAAAAGATTGCGGTGGCGCTCGCCGCAGGCAAGCAGCTATCGGTCATCACAGGTGGTCCGGGCACGGGTAAAACCACTACTGTCACCAAGCTGTTACTGCTGCTGTTGAAGCAAGCGCCTCTGCGTATCCGCATGGTGGCACCAACCGGTAAAGCGGCGGCGCGCCTCAGCGAATCCATCAAGGCCAGTAAGCAGCGCCTTAAAGCGAGCCTGCAAGACGGTTTGATGACCGCCGCTGATGTAGATGCGTTACCGGAAGATGCCGCGACCCTGCATAGGTTGCTTGGCTTTATTCCCGGCAGCAATCGTTTCCGCCACCACAAGCAAAATCCGCTGGATCTCGATTTACTGCTGGTGGATGAGGCTTCTATGGTCGATTTGCCGATGATGGACAGGCTGCTCGATGCGTTGCCACCCCACGGCAGGCTGATTTTGCTTGGGGATCAGGATCAGTTGGCGTCGGTCGAAGCCGGCGCCGTGCTGGCGGATATCTGCGAAGGGGCCCGCAGCGGCTATCAATACAGCCAGCATCAATGTGAACTTATCCAGGCGCTTACGGGCACTGCGCTCATGCCCACCACAGACACCAAGGCAACTCCCGGCCTTGGCGATAATCTCTGCACCCTCACCCACAGCCACAGATTCAGGGCCGATGCCGGCATTGGCCAGTTGGCGCTGGCTGTTAACCGAGGCGACAAAAATCGGGTTGGCGAAGTGTGGCGCCACGGCTTTAGTGAGCTGCAATGGCTGCCACAGGGTGAGGGAGAAGGTCGCGAGGCGCTGATTTCGCTCGCCTGCGATGCCTACAGTGATTACTTATCTGCCATGGCAGCCTTTGCCTCGCCTGAGGATATCCTTGAGCGTTACAACCGCTTCAGGGTGCTTTGCGCCACCCGCAGTGGTGAATATGCCGTGGACGGCATCAACCTCGCCATTACCGTGGCGCTGGCAAAGCGCGGGCTTATTCAGCCGCGGCAGGAGTTTTATGCCGGCAGGCCCATCATAGTGCAAAGCAACGACTATGGACTTGGGCTCTTTAACGGCGACATTGGCATCTTGCTGCCCAGGGGGCGCGACGATCTTCGGCTGATGGCGCACTTTATCCAAAGCGATGGCAGCCTGCTGAAGGTGCTGCCCGCAAGGCTCCCCGGCCACGACACCTGCTATGCCATGACGGTACACAAGAGTCAGGGCAGCGAATTTTCAAGCGTAGCGCTGTCGCTGCCCATCTCGCCATCACCTTCACAGCAGGCCTTGATTGGACGGGAGCTTATCTACACCGCCATTACCCGCGCCAAGGACAAGTTTATCTGCCTTGGCAATGAAACCTTATTTGAAAGTGCTATCGACCGGCGCACCGAGCGGGCCTCGGGGCTTGCTGCAAGGCTTTGGCAGGCGGATTAA
- a CDS encoding AMP-binding protein — protein sequence MSLSAPNQFPLNQSLYRGDTNEPLTEDTIGSYLQKIADRFPDRDAIVMHHQDIRWSYRRYLTEIDRLATGLLALGIGPGDRVGIWSPNNIEWCLTQFATARIGAVMVCINPAYRLEELEYALTNVGCKALITHDKFKSSDYLAMLKELAPELDQCEPGKLNAKRLPELKLVIRTGSEATAGMLNFPEVCNLGSEAEYADLTGIGARLSPFDAINIQFTSGTTGNPKGATLSHHNILNNGLMVARGMRFTEKDKLCIPVPLYHCFGMVLGNLVCIASGAAAVFPGDAFDPATTLAVVEQERCTALHGVPTMFIAELELANFDEYDLSSLRTGVMAGATCPEEVMKRVQSLMHMTEVVIGYGQTECSPINNLTEIDSSLELRVSTVGRALAHTEVKIVDVFGNTQPIGEPGDVCSRGYCVMLGYWNDDAKTRDTIDSDGWLHSGDLGVMDQNGYVQIVGRIKDMIIRGGENIYPREIEEKLFTHPQVQDAAVFGVQSDKYGEEVCAWIKLRPGALVDEQEIRHFLTEKVAYFKVPRYIKFVESYPMTVTGKLQKFRMRELMYQELYQDINAAP from the coding sequence ATGTCCCTATCTGCGCCCAATCAGTTTCCGTTAAACCAAAGCCTCTATCGCGGCGACACCAATGAGCCGCTCACCGAAGATACCATTGGCAGCTACCTGCAAAAAATCGCCGACCGTTTCCCCGATCGCGATGCGATTGTCATGCACCATCAGGATATTCGCTGGAGTTATCGCCGTTATCTTACTGAAATCGATCGCCTCGCCACCGGCCTGCTTGCGCTGGGGATTGGCCCTGGCGATCGGGTCGGGATCTGGTCGCCCAATAATATCGAGTGGTGCCTTACCCAATTCGCCACCGCCCGCATCGGCGCCGTGATGGTCTGTATTAACCCGGCCTATCGCCTGGAAGAGCTGGAATATGCGTTAACCAACGTCGGCTGTAAGGCGCTTATTACCCACGATAAATTTAAAAGCAGTGATTATCTGGCCATGCTTAAGGAGCTGGCCCCTGAGCTTGACCAGTGCGAGCCGGGCAAACTCAATGCCAAACGCCTGCCAGAGCTCAAATTAGTCATCCGCACCGGCAGCGAAGCCACAGCGGGCATGCTGAACTTCCCCGAAGTCTGCAACCTAGGATCTGAAGCTGAGTATGCCGATCTGACCGGTATTGGCGCCCGGCTGTCGCCCTTCGATGCCATCAATATTCAGTTCACCTCGGGCACCACAGGCAACCCCAAGGGCGCAACCCTATCCCACCACAATATTCTGAACAATGGCCTGATGGTGGCCCGCGGCATGCGCTTTACTGAAAAGGACAAATTGTGCATTCCGGTGCCTTTGTACCACTGCTTTGGCATGGTGCTTGGCAATCTGGTGTGTATCGCCTCCGGCGCAGCAGCAGTCTTCCCCGGCGATGCGTTCGATCCGGCCACCACGTTGGCGGTGGTAGAGCAAGAGCGCTGCACCGCGCTCCATGGGGTGCCGACCATGTTCATTGCCGAACTTGAGCTTGCCAACTTCGATGAATATGACCTCTCAAGCCTCAGAACCGGTGTCATGGCCGGTGCCACCTGTCCGGAAGAAGTGATGAAACGGGTTCAGTCCCTGATGCACATGACCGAAGTGGTGATTGGCTACGGCCAAACCGAGTGCAGCCCCATCAATAACCTCACCGAAATTGACTCCTCGCTCGAACTGAGGGTCAGCACCGTTGGCCGTGCCCTCGCCCACACAGAGGTGAAAATTGTCGATGTGTTCGGCAACACCCAACCCATTGGTGAGCCAGGCGATGTCTGCAGCCGCGGCTATTGTGTGATGCTGGGCTACTGGAACGATGATGCCAAAACCCGCGACACCATCGACAGCGACGGCTGGTTGCACTCGGGTGATTTGGGGGTGATGGACCAAAACGGCTACGTGCAGATTGTCGGTCGGATAAAGGACATGATTATCCGCGGCGGCGAGAACATCTACCCGCGGGAAATCGAAGAGAAGCTCTTTACCCACCCTCAGGTGCAGGATGCCGCCGTATTTGGGGTGCAGAGCGACAAGTACGGCGAGGAGGTGTGCGCCTGGATTAAACTTCGCCCCGGTGCCCTGGTGGATGAGCAGGAAATCCGCCATTTTCTCACCGAGAAAGTCGCCTATTTCAAGGTGCCAAGGTACATCAAGTTTGTTGAAAGCTACCCGATGACGGTGACAGGAAAACTGCAAAAATTCCGTATGCGGGAACTCATGTATCAGGAGCTTTACCAGGACATTAACGCAGCGCCATAA
- the dapA gene encoding 4-hydroxy-tetrahydrodipicolinate synthase: protein MINGSIVALITPMNSDGSVDFASLESLVEFHIANGTDAIVAVGTTGESATLPMKEHINVVAKTVEYAKGRIPVIGGNGANATAEAIELTQALSATGVAAMLGVTPYYNKPTPKGLVAHYKAVAAATDIPQILYNVPGRTALDMKPETVAELCDVANIIGIKEATGDVSRVARLRELCGPDFLLYSGDDATAREFLLAGGDGVISVANNIVPAQFKKMCALALAKDIDGSFAADEPMRGLYSTLFCEANPIPVKWAAHRMGLIKDGFIRLPLTELSESCHGLLLDAMKKAGLEV from the coding sequence ATGATAAACGGAAGCATCGTAGCCTTAATCACGCCTATGAACAGTGATGGCTCAGTGGATTTTGCAAGTCTTGAGAGTTTAGTCGAGTTTCATATCGCCAATGGCACCGATGCCATTGTGGCCGTTGGGACCACAGGCGAATCGGCCACTCTGCCAATGAAAGAACACATCAATGTGGTGGCCAAAACCGTTGAGTATGCCAAAGGCCGTATTCCGGTTATCGGCGGCAACGGCGCCAATGCCACTGCCGAGGCGATTGAGCTGACCCAAGCCCTGTCTGCAACCGGTGTTGCGGCTATGCTCGGCGTTACGCCTTACTACAACAAACCCACGCCCAAAGGCCTGGTTGCCCACTATAAAGCGGTGGCTGCGGCCACTGACATCCCACAAATTCTGTATAACGTGCCTGGCCGTACCGCGCTGGACATGAAGCCTGAGACAGTGGCTGAACTTTGCGATGTGGCCAACATCATCGGCATTAAAGAAGCCACAGGTGATGTGAGCCGCGTGGCCCGTCTGCGTGAGCTGTGTGGCCCCGACTTTTTGCTGTACAGCGGCGATGATGCCACTGCCCGCGAGTTCCTGCTGGCCGGCGGTGATGGGGTCATTTCGGTTGCCAACAACATAGTACCTGCCCAATTTAAAAAGATGTGCGCGCTGGCGCTTGCCAAAGACATCGACGGCTCGTTTGCAGCCGACGAGCCTATGCGTGGCCTGTACAGCACACTCTTTTGTGAAGCTAACCCCATTCCAGTGAAATGGGCCGCGCATCGCATGGGACTTATCAAGGATGGTTTCATTCGTTTGCCACTGACTGAACTTTCTGAGTCTTGTCATGGTCTACTGCTCGATGCCATGAAAAAAGCTGGACTGGAGGTCTAA